The Leptodactylus fuscus isolate aLepFus1 chromosome 5, aLepFus1.hap2, whole genome shotgun sequence genome segment TGCAATATCATAATATtaaattgtattttacattaagaGTTAAAtgttgatcctttttttttttttgcaaagacctAGTGGACCTCTGTGCAAAGTGACGTAGCCAAGCCCTGTTGATATCAATGGGCATTGGAAAATGAACAGAAcaagaacagaggagggttcattttaggaatTTTAActgtggaagggtttacgttacaaattgtgataggcctgtctgataagatgtgtctttagtttgcgtttgaagctgtagaaattgggagttaatctgattgtccggggtagagcattccagagaagtggtgcagctcgggagaagtcttgtatacgagcgtgggaggttctgataatagaggatgtaagtgttaggtcattgagtgagcggagagcacgggttgggcggtagacagagatgagggaggaaatttaGGGAGGTGCAGTGTTATGGGTTTCCGCCTCAAAattcactgccaaaaaactcagtgtgaactgatcCTCAGTGTATGAGGCAAAAGCCCAAACAGATGATCAACAGGCTCCAAAGTATTTTTGCTGAATAAAAGATTCAGTAATACTTTCTTTATATTATTTTGCATAATGCTctggtatatagatatatatttctacactgacaagcaaacggggaacaattagagatgagcgagtagtacttgctgttcgaatgtaaaatttcgatgcagaaccagcattgattggctgaatgctatacagtcggccaatcaacgctggttcctctcctaccattagaagtcttctccgtgcagcttccccgcggcgtcttccggctcttcattcactctgccaggcttgtagtgcgggcatgcgcagtcagctctgcccaggcccgatgcctggcagagtgaattcagagccggaagatgtcgcggggacgctgcacggagaagactgctcggaagatccagcccgaccctcactcgtggacttgataagtataatttggtcgaacattgcctacccctgaaatgagcatttttcccccatagactataatggggttcgatatttgattcgagtagtttaatattgcggggctactcgaaacgaatatcgaacctcgaacattttactgttcgctcatctctagtaacaatgttttgacCTTGTgattttcaggctccatatctcaccatccactacagcttcataCATGAGACGACCACCATTTTATAGACAACCATCTTGGCTATCtgatacataaatgtgacttgtaactatttagcatatgattagttatgcagattctgttttgctcctggttagagataagcgaacactattcgaaacagctgttttgaataccacgctcccatagaaatgaatggacgtagccggcacgtggggggttaagcggtcagccgctggcaaagtctacataccgtccgcttccattcatttctatgggagtgtgctattcgaaacagctcatctctactcttgttggtggaattttttttcttcttatataCTACATATTACAACCTGTTCTTACATTTCCTAATCGCTCACAGTGTTATTAGGTTGGTTCCTAAGCCATAGGTCAACTCAAAGGTCAAccaagaagatttcccaagaaaatagAAACAGCATCATCAACAGCATCAACGATAACAGTTTCTCAGCCTAGAAAGTTGCCAAATTGCATCATGTGTCAGTGCcctgacagttggaagaatagaaaatgaattttgtccatccattcaaaagctaaGAGAtggatgtccaggcaaaatattggagTCAACAAGTGGGCTCAttacaaggtctatcagttctggcgcATCAAACTCAGAAGTGGAGGTGCCCAATAGCTTTTTAGTAGTGAAATCACTGATGTCCAAGAGAGCAACATGTGATGGGTGTTACACAAGCCTGGAATGTTGAACCAAACATTAGTCTGCAGGGGTTCTGGTTTCCTTCTAGTGCTGGGACTGGCACTTCTAGGGTCAGGGGGTTCAGCAGTGGGGCTGGAgcctatttaggcctcattttgaCCCTGAACCTTCTGTGTACCCTTCTGTTGTTCCTGAACTTGAGACATATCTGTGCCCACTATGTCTTTGTTTCTAAATGCAACTATGATGGAGGTCTGATAGTCCTGTAAAAACCTGTTGCAGAGGAGAAAAGACTCTAATGTTTGTATGACATAAGAAGAAAGAGAGCATTTTTCACATCTTTGTTTCTAAGACTGTATATCAAAGGGTTTAACATGGGAGTCACTGCCGTGTATAATACCGAGAATATCTGATCAAAAATTTCTGAATTTTCGGAGACTGGGTTCATATAGGTGCAAATAACTGTTCCATAGAAGATAGTGAGAACAGTAAGATGGGACGTACAGGTGGAGAAAGCCGTTCTTCTGCTATGTGTTGACTTGACTTGCAATATGGTCCTGATGATCTGGATATAGGACAATAAAGCAATCATAAAGGGGATAGGTCCAAACAGTAAAGATTCAAGGTGAAGAATCACTTGGAAGGATATTGTGGGGCACCAAATTTTTGCTAAAGCTTTACTGTCACAATAGAAGTGATGAATCGTTGTGGAATGGCAAAATGGCAGCCAAGAGACAAAGGAAATGAAAATCAAAGAGTTCAAACAACCCGAAATCCAATTCACACACAAGATCAGGACAAGGTGCTTCTGTCTCATGATGAGACAATACTGTAAGGGTTTACAAATAGCCACATACCGATCATAGGCCATGACTGACAGCAAAATAATCTCCGTCCCAACAATGAAATTGTAGAAGTACAGCTGTATGAAGCAAAGTATAAAAGGTATAAAATTGTCCCCCGAGAGTAGAATGGACATCAGTTTTGGAAGGGTAATATTCATGTAACAGATGTCTACAAAAGAAAGGTTACTTAGGAAGACGTACATGGGGGTATGAAGATGTCTGTCTATGACAATGACCAGAAGAATAATGAGATTTCCTAGAACACCAATGAAGTAAATGACTAAGAAGACAAGAAACAACAATGGCTGCCTCACACCATCGATAGAAAAGGCTATCAAATAAAATCCTTGGGCAACAGACTTGTTCATTATCCTGaatggaagaaaaaaatattttcaagtTGTATAAACATAGCCGAGATTCCTTGTTatcactaagggagccttcacatggaatatacgctccgctcattctgaacgtgaactcgttcagaatgagcggcgttaaaacagatcccattgatttctatgggtgatcaattgaaattaatgggaggctttttaaaaatattgcttacaatgtgatacgcgcgatcAGAGCGTAActttgtgtgaaggctccctaataccaCAATCATAGCTATCCAGGAGTCAGGGTGTATGGAGAGCTCATGGGGCCCAGTTCAAAAAATTAACCTTCTGATGCTGGTTAACACCATATCTCTAACTACCTGGGTTATGTTGGCTCCTGCTTCTTTTCCATGATAATTGGGTTTCTTTTCCAAACTATTTTTACTCGGTAAGCATTGCAGGTAgggttctttattagagatgagcgaacagtaaaatttttcgaggtttgatattcgtttcgagtagcccctcaatatttgactactcgaattgaatatggaaccctattatagtctatggggggaaaatgctcgtttcaggggtaggcaacgttcaatcaaattacactccccaagtccacgagtgagggtcgggctgcatcctccgagaagtcttctccttgcagcgtcctcgcggcatcttccggctctgaaatcactctgccaggcatcgggcctgggcaaagccgactgcgcatgcccgcactacaagcggacacacgcagtcggctctgcccaggcccgatgcctggcagagtgaattcagagccggaagatgccgtggggacgctgcgcgtagaagacttctaaaggtaggagaagaaccagcgttgattggccgactgtatagcattcggccagtcaatgctggttctgcatcgaacttttacattcgaatagcgagtggtactcgattgagtacgagtatttcgaataccgtagtattcaatcgaatacctactcgatcgaatactactcgctcatctctattctttattctTTATGAGtacggttgagccgattttgagatttcaggatcaattttaaaatccgatttctgatcattttccagccgatcccgattgcaattgtgaaatttgctcaatcccgatcgctcaaccctaattatatattaaatagtgaaaaaacagaatgaaaaaccgggcactcaccagtcaacgGGTCTAAAAACAGCGAACTTTATTTCATCTCTTTAAAAATTCCAGTGCATTGGGATAGAGTAGATGGAAAATAGACAAATCAAGCGATGATCATTTCATGCAATATAAATTTCATCAGGCTTGCAAGCCTGACCCGTTTTAGACCCGTTGTTTGGTGAGTGTCctgtttttcattttgttttttcactattgTATATGGACTTTATAAACAGAGAGCACCACCCTATAAGCTTGATCAGTTTTTCTATCTGACAACGTGGCTACCTGTTACATACTCCATATATTGCAGCTACTTCAAAAAAGGTCTAAGACCGTTTTAGGTTCTTGAATTTCAGTGGTGCCGCTTCATTGTTTTCTATTTTCCtaattatatatcatatatacagtacgGATGGGCCAATATTGAAATTTccaaatctgatttccgataattttccacccaattgcaattgtgaaatttgcttgatcaccgatcgggatccgatctttcccgatcccgattgctcaaccccatTTATGAGTTTTAGACAAATTTTAGGTTCCAGAGTTTAATAATCAGAAGCCTTGGCAAGGTGCGGAAAAAGAATAAACAGCTCGTACCTTTCCTCACCTCAAAGGAGCTCTAAGGGTATATTCAGACGAGGGGAAATGGATTCCACATGTGAGTATACCGCGTGGCTGGCCGCGACAGAATGCCAATGTAGTGCACCAACGTCCCGTcatggcattccactccagattagagaGGGAGTCTTGCTTCAGACCCGCGACTGATTGTTCATGGAACACaggcacacagcctgtgtcggcagccggccacttaaccccctgcgcgccggctgcctccattcattctaatgggagtgtgctattcgatacggcagtttcgaatagtattcgctcatctctacttgtgagtATTTGCACGACAAATCTCATGAAGTTCACCCATCAGTAGTTGCAGTAAACACTTCTCTCCCATTAGGCTCATACTGTCGCCTGGTATGGTACACAGGTGTGGACAGCTCTTCCGTTTTTAATAGATTTTTGGGCTTTCAGTACATGAGGCTGAATGAAGACAcgtgtccatcaagtccaaccaacaACCATACAGTTGCTGATCCAGAAGAAAGCAAAAATCAAACACACATGAGGCTGGTTCCAATTTCTCCATGCTACTGTAACTGTTTCAACTCTAAGTagggcaatcagtataaaaccctgaatCAACTTGTCTTCTCCAAAATCCGGACCCCCAAACCTAACCTTCTTTAACTGGTAAAATGAACTTGGCTCTAGCTACGCTGGTTAGTAGGGTCTTAACTTCTGTTCAGAGATCTCGATTTCTGTGAGTCCTCATGTTCTGTCTACAAGGTGATAGAGCGGAACAGTATTTTACCAGGGTTAATACCAAGTAATCAATTCCAAAGATATCCCAGCCAAGAAAAAACAATATTAGAGTTAAGGGGGATCTAAAATCCAGTAATAGATCTAGAAATCCCAGAATAACAGATAACCAAATAGAAGTAGTCAGATAGAAATCTGCCGTACAATATtcatattcatatacaatattCTCACATATGTGAAGCTTCAGTTGATGGAATTTCTATGGATTAGAAAATAAGAGCTTAAAAATTGAAAGTAGATGGGGCTGATATGTAATAGACACGGCTCATACAGGAGAATGTCCTGGTGTCTTCAAGCTGTAAATGTCTGAACAATCTGCAACTTTCTGTAGCcataggaagaagaagaagaataccTTTATCTTGTGCATCTAATTTCTCCTTGATATGTTGGATGTGTGACGCTGCAGTCATTTGTGCTGTAGGTTATTGTTCTCTTGCCATTATTTATACCTGGTGTCCTTTGTGAATTTCTATGGGGATTTCAACAGTTATTCCCATCACggaagtgatatatatatatatatatatatatatatatatatatatatatatatatatatatatatatcaccacaaACAGTCACAAATCAATATACACTTATGtacaaaaaatgcaacaacaacaaaaaaaaaacatccaggtAGGAAGGATAGGATGTCTGAATGCTGCAAAACTCAAGTGCTCTGATTAGACATTGGGGTATAAACTCTCAGAGGTGACTTTTGGGTAGTGCACCCTTGCTGAGGAatcattgactgctagacatgcctcAGCCATGCACTCAAAGACGTTTTGTTTAGTTGAAAGACTTTGACAGAGGGCCTATTATTGGACTGATAGAAGCAAGGTGATAATTTAAAcaaaattctgtttggggggtccccaaactaaAACCCATATGTAGATGTGAACCGATCCTTGTTTGTGTACAGTCTCAATTTTTTTAAGCCAACACCATCTAATATCTGATGCTTTTTGTGAAATGAGCCATACAGTGGCAAGTACCCATTAAAATGAGTGTTTTCAGCTGAAATTTTAACACAATTGGAGTATGACCATAGGAAAGTGCtgtatgtatttatataatgTTGGAGTTTCTTGTAAGCACACATGGTTCCTGCACAGGGTCCAATAGACACTGTATAAATGGAGGTATTGTCAGCTAGAAGCGAGCAACTAACAATAGTAAGAATGCAAAtgaaaaggggccacacggtggctcagtggttagcactgcagctttgcagcgctggagtcctggtgttcaaatcccgccaaggacaaaaaaccatctgcaaggagtttgtatgttctccccgtgtttgcatggaattccatcccatattccaaagacatactgatagggaaaaatgtatattgtgagctctgtgtgggcttacaatctacattaaaaaaaaaaaaaaaaaaaagaatgcaaatGAAATATCCTCTTTGTATCTTCTTAAGAAATCAAGGGAATACAGAGGTACCGCAGAGGCCTCATGGACCATTATGTCAATTTTGTCAGATGACTCCTTTTAGATAAATGTTTCTCTCAACTTTGGTATCACATGAATATTTTATTGTAGATTTCTCACACTGAAACACTGCatcaccaggggcataactaccgtagaggcagcggaggaggctgccacagggcctgggccattagggggcccagtgacagccgctatcactccggtttttttcttttttaaaattgGCCATTAGGGCCCCTATTCACTTACCGATACTGGCTGGggtgggatcggtaagtgacacgcgggcccacaaatactatcattatactcaggggtctttgcagacccccgagtataatgatcggcggatcgggagaggtaagggaacataacaaacaatgttacttacctctccacgatcctgccaggcctcctttctgacgtctctgacgtctccgattattatactctggggtctgaaaagaccccagagtataataattgtttatgagtgtccactatgggggataatagtgtgtacaggagccactatgggggataatactgtgtgcagaggccagtaagggacataacactgtgtgcaggggccactatgggggataatactgtgtgcaggggccactattggagataacactgtgtgcaggggccactatgggggataatactgtgtgccggggccagtaagggacataatactgtgtgcaggggccagtaagggacataatactgtgtgcaggggccagtaagggacataatactgtgtgcaggggccactatgggggataatactgtgtgcaggggccactatgggggataatactgtgtgcaggggccactatgggggataatactgtgtgtagggtcactatggggcataatactgtgtgcaggggccactatgggggataacactgtgtgccggggccagtaagggacataatactgtgtgcaggggacactaagggacataatactgtgtgcaggggacactaatggacataatactgtgtgcaggggccactatgggggataatacggtgtgcaggggccagtaagggacataatactgtgtgcaggggtgaccaatggacataatactgtgtgcaggggccactatgggggataatacggtgtgcaggggccagtaagggacataatactgtgtgcaggggtgaccaatggacataattctgtgtgcagggcttactaagggacataatagagtgcggaggagggggtcggtcgaggtcttcgtcatcggtgtcggttggggggggggggccatgtcaaaagttcgccacggggccctgccattcctagttacaccactgtgcatCACCCTATAAAAACGTGCCCTGGTTTTGCAAGCTGTAGGTTCCATGATTTATTTAATTCTAATTTTTGGCTCCCTATCGGTGAGGATTATTAAAAAGGGGCTACTATTTACTTGTTTGATACCTGGAAAGTTAAAAGAGTTGATTTTTAGAATCTAAGCAGCGCCAGACCTGCACAATAGAGTTGCAGTGTCGACTACTGCTCATGCTGGCACTATAGTTCTATTGTGCATGCAATTGAGCGGCCGACCCAGAACAAGTGAAGTCTTGTACCAAGAAGATCCTGCCAGGAAGACGGGTAAGGGAGGATTTAGGTAGGGAAACAGGGACGTggtgtgagaaagggaggggctgtaagtgagaaatggagggggagggAGCGAGAGAAGGAGTCAGCCCTGAGTGAagcgcaaggcatcatggtagttgtaggaaaacagaacaggaagatacccATGTTAGCAAATACAGAAGGTTCCAGGAgctgtttcagttatacctataatgaaaccactggcatttccgtaagtgtaattgacatgttgtgatttccaaaaccgcaatagtTTTGGTAATCACAGCGTGCATGCAGTTCGGATTTTTCTGAAAGGTGTGGAtaagattagctagaatcccatccaccttgcagtgactgtaaaacactacagTGTACGCCACATGGGACCTCAgtcttaaatgttttttttaatatatttatatgtgtctTCTTTATGAGTCCAAAATTAGATGACAAGCAATAGTCTTTCTGGCCTTGCACTGGGGAACATTTACTAACAATACCTAAGCTTTAGACAGTGCAACTTTAGACTACAGCTCCACACCCATTTTTATAACActtgttacagagcaggaggagcttaGCAGATTGATATAAGATGTgataagatgagataagataagatggtaagataagacaatcctttaatagtcccaccatggagaaattcagtgtgttacagcagcatagataatatagtaatatattacaagaaagaagacatacaagctcatagcagatagaaaaagatactaggtgtcatagcaactaaaaagaaaagaagacttcaggaccatttagttctctgtgcggagtgatcttcacttgctcTGATGTtgtttatacagcctgaccgtggttgggaggaaggatattcgataatgctccttctcacacttggggtgaagtagtcgatcactgacaatactgcccattgttgtcatggtctcatacatgggatgggagttgttctcaagcattgagctcaccatggacagtgtccttctgtctccCACCACCTGAACTGGGTCCAGGGGTCTCCCCAGGACATCTGTCAagccagcctgtcaagtctatttctgtccctggctggcatactactcccccagcaggccactctgaagaaatTGGCTGattctaccacagagttgaagaaggccctaagaagtggcccttggactccaaaggccctcagcctcctgagcaggtagagtctgctgtggccctttctgtgcagcgcctccagttgatcagcccagtccagcttattattgaggagcacacccaggtacgtaTAGCTCTTGACTatttcaatgcctgtcccctggatgtccactgggtTCAGGGCACTCCTCCACTTAatgaagtccaccaccatctccttggtctctgcagcattaatcctgaggtggttccttgGCATCAGtccacaaagtcccggtttaagtctctgtactccgtCGTCTctgtcagtgatgaggcctaccattgtaagctcttgcgagtagggccctaagttccattgtgtgaaatgactatttctttgtaatgtatcctttctgtctgtatttgaaccctacaattgtacagcgctgcggaatatgttggtgctatataaataataataataataattattattattattattattattattacagagtcatcggagtacttctgtaagtaacagctacatgagctgtgcctaaagtcagcagtgtacagtgtgaagagaaaggggcaagaactgtaaaTTGTGGTGGCCCtgaactacagatcacagtgtctgacacacagccccgggctctcacatactgtagaaagttttgtgggaaaaaaattctATACAACTCTTGGTTCACACCTACATAGGGGGACCAGAAGAACACAAAAACAGATTTGTTCCATTAAGGACACAAACTAGGACTGACTACTAGAGTCTGGTGGCGGTCCATTGGATGTCTTCCCTTTTTAACTGATACCAACAGACCAAAAAGTCAAACTCCCAGGGGATCTACCAAGATTGTTGGGAAAATATGATAAAATTCTCTTCCATGTGATGGAGAGTCAGTTCCACGATCTAGAG includes the following:
- the LOC142202866 gene encoding olfactory receptor 1E16-like; this translates as MNKSVAQGFYLIAFSIDGVRQPLLFLVFLVIYFIGVLGNLIILLVIVIDRHLHTPMYVFLSNLSFVDICYMNITLPKLMSILLSGDNFIPFILCFIQLYFYNFIVGTEIILLSVMAYDRYVAICKPLQYCLIMRQKHLVLILCVNWISGCLNSLIFISFVSWLPFCHSTTIHHFYCDSKALAKIWCPTISFQVILHLESLLFGPIPFMIALLSYIQIIRTILQVKSTHSRRTAFSTCTSHLTVLTIFYGTVICTYMNPVSENSEIFDQIFSVLYTAVTPMLNPLIYSLRNKDVKNALFLLMSYKH